One stretch of Ooceraea biroi isolate clonal line C1 chromosome 4, Obir_v5.4, whole genome shotgun sequence DNA includes these proteins:
- the LOC113561872 gene encoding uncharacterized protein LOC113561872 has protein sequence MKPVSQALDILQGETGMYMGYLLPVLKTVKEKLETLNKSGFTHCQSLIAAVQQGLDKRFSTLFEKKELIIASCLHPKFKLNWINGEERKLAKNYLEDLLGIRSAENSPNLNEKLDNCDDFFTFDQQTKEIESTQEELYRFLKSSNCNIGMLNDYTTIKKHFIKYNTALPSSAFVERMFSVGGSVITPQRGHLHDDIIKYQILLKINKNFY, from the exons ATGAAACCTGTATCGCAAGCCTTAGATATATTGCAAGGTGAGACAGGAATGTATATGGGATATTTATTACCGGTCTTGAAAactgtaaaagaaaaattagaaacacTGAACAAAAGTGGATTTACGCATTGCCAATCACTAATCGCAGCAGTTCAACAAGGTTTAGATAAAAG ATTTTCCACATTATTTGAGAAAAAAGAGCTTATTATTGCAAGTTGTTTGCAtccaaaatttaaattaaattggataaatggagaagaaaggaaactCGCTAAAAATTACTTGGAAGACTTATTAGGAATCCGTTCTGCTGAGAATTCCCCAAATCTTAATGAAAAACTCGATAACTGCGATgacttttttacttttgatCAGCAAACAAAAGAAATTGAGTCTACACAAGAAGAATTGTATCGATTCTTAAAATCGAGTAACTGCAATATTGGTATGTTAAATGATTATActacaattaaaaaacattttattaaatacaatacGGCACTTCCGAGTAGTGCATTCGTTGAACGAATGTTTAGCGTCGGTGGCTCTGTAATAACGCCACAAAGAGGACATCTTCACGATGACATAATCAAGTATCAAAtccttttaaaaattaataaaaatttttattaa